The following are encoded together in the Pedobacter steynii genome:
- a CDS encoding lantibiotic dehydratase, which produces MKITIHPVVLLRIPAFSINDQLAEVWEELKLAIRFSSSSFYEKIKDIEAHELASLDFKVQFTIWKYFNRSRYRGTPYGSFAGFAVAELMDQAREVVFSASQHLHCFKDWSYRNDLQASDEELTSPDRFYFSNSSTYSTSRNIRFIALQDQVFELAEIEKSAFITGLLEYCSKKVKYTELLAFAAGKEVAESVLTGILKAMLDLQLLFTDLHPNIIGPDYFNRTTQPLSETEEQYLIAERKVLSGGVNKTALKHLPACIDYLIKNATATEHQGLKSFKQAFQKRFDIQELPLMTVLDPELGIGYGDLVRSDREDLANELSEKNNPSEVAGTRLGEFTRLLLKEMLRTASDKAAVIQLESFDDKQLIKNEIRPANSFSTLARFAGDLVVLEQIGGCTANALAGRFTLGSEAVTSHCRGIAAAESAANPDVIFFDLGYMAEGKVDNINRRKQIYTHEVAILNYSCCDQVIPLNDLMVTVKNREIILFSAHYGRRVVPRLASAYNYSRSDLAVYRFLCDLQHQQIQSQVSFDIQSRLPGLDFYPRVQYKNLVLSTAKWRIRSTDSHRKSIADLLNEMGVTRYFSAGSGDQTLCFDKENETDLLCFKHYLNQYNDFVITEVIIDDCQAFKDINMKNYFTQILITLNHNEQLYRNHIPQKNNSNKPIQRVIVPGKDWLYFEIYCHEERTDVLLAGTLAEFIKRYSSKFKTWFFIRYNDPAPHLRLRLQLSDASDGYLYISQLMEMLSEDLSDGIISDIQLKTYQRETERYGLSQIELTEGHFKVDSEYALTWIKSAAAPSDKYASCVVLMKAVLSRLEPDPKARQLFIREIQRFFEKEHHMESAEFKKVNREWSLFAAEYPGSRLDHMSRQLPVDLLGSFLDTLAESSDENRKSLFCSLFHMHINRLFASSQRAHETIIYSFLYKQLQSEKQNLSVMKLDY; this is translated from the coding sequence ATGAAAATAACCATCCATCCAGTCGTTCTCCTTAGGATTCCGGCGTTCTCCATCAACGATCAGTTAGCTGAAGTATGGGAAGAGCTAAAATTAGCTATCCGCTTTTCTTCCAGTTCATTTTATGAAAAAATTAAAGACATCGAAGCCCATGAACTTGCTTCCTTAGACTTTAAAGTCCAGTTTACCATATGGAAGTATTTCAACCGCTCCAGATACCGGGGTACACCGTATGGCAGCTTTGCAGGATTTGCAGTTGCAGAACTCATGGACCAGGCAAGAGAAGTTGTCTTTTCCGCATCGCAGCATTTGCACTGTTTTAAAGACTGGTCGTACCGGAACGACCTGCAAGCATCAGACGAAGAGCTAACCTCGCCAGATCGCTTCTATTTCTCAAATTCAAGCACGTATTCGACCTCCAGGAACATCAGGTTCATTGCACTTCAGGATCAGGTATTCGAATTGGCTGAAATTGAGAAAAGTGCCTTCATCACCGGATTGCTGGAATACTGCAGCAAAAAGGTGAAATACACAGAACTGCTCGCCTTCGCGGCAGGCAAAGAAGTAGCAGAAAGCGTGCTGACAGGCATTCTTAAAGCCATGCTCGATTTACAACTGCTGTTTACCGACCTTCATCCCAATATCATTGGGCCGGATTACTTTAACAGAACCACCCAGCCGCTTTCCGAAACGGAAGAACAATACCTGATTGCCGAGAGAAAAGTACTTTCAGGTGGAGTCAATAAGACTGCCTTAAAGCATCTGCCAGCTTGTATTGATTATTTAATAAAGAACGCTACTGCAACAGAACATCAAGGGCTTAAAAGTTTCAAACAAGCCTTTCAGAAAAGATTTGACATTCAGGAATTACCATTGATGACCGTACTGGACCCTGAGCTGGGTATTGGTTACGGCGACCTTGTCCGGTCTGACCGGGAAGATTTAGCCAATGAACTGAGCGAAAAAAATAATCCATCTGAAGTTGCAGGAACCCGTCTGGGTGAATTTACCCGCTTATTGCTTAAGGAAATGCTTCGTACTGCATCGGATAAAGCAGCAGTGATACAGCTGGAGTCATTTGATGATAAGCAACTGATTAAAAATGAGATCAGGCCAGCCAACAGCTTCAGTACTTTAGCCAGATTTGCGGGAGACCTCGTGGTTCTGGAGCAAATAGGCGGCTGTACCGCCAATGCTTTAGCTGGTAGATTTACGCTGGGCAGCGAAGCGGTGACCTCACATTGCAGAGGAATTGCCGCTGCAGAATCAGCTGCAAATCCAGACGTCATCTTCTTTGATCTGGGTTATATGGCAGAAGGGAAAGTCGACAACATCAACAGGAGAAAGCAGATCTACACGCATGAAGTTGCCATTCTGAATTACTCCTGCTGTGATCAGGTCATTCCTTTAAACGACCTGATGGTTACCGTTAAAAATAGGGAAATCATTCTGTTTTCGGCTCATTATGGCAGGAGAGTGGTTCCAAGGCTGGCTTCAGCTTATAATTACAGCAGATCGGATCTCGCGGTTTATAGGTTTTTATGCGATTTACAACATCAGCAGATCCAGTCGCAAGTCTCATTTGATATTCAAAGTCGTTTGCCGGGCTTGGATTTCTACCCAAGAGTACAGTATAAAAACCTGGTTTTGTCTACCGCGAAATGGAGGATCAGGTCAACAGATTCCCACCGGAAATCCATTGCTGATCTGCTGAATGAAATGGGGGTGACCCGCTACTTTTCCGCAGGGAGCGGGGATCAGACGCTGTGCTTTGATAAAGAGAACGAAACGGATTTATTATGCTTTAAACACTACCTGAATCAATACAACGATTTCGTTATAACCGAAGTTATTATAGATGATTGTCAAGCATTTAAAGACATCAACATGAAGAATTATTTTACACAAATACTGATCACGCTAAATCACAACGAACAACTGTACCGGAATCATATTCCACAAAAAAACAACAGTAATAAACCCATTCAAAGAGTGATTGTGCCTGGTAAAGATTGGCTGTATTTTGAGATTTATTGTCATGAAGAACGGACCGATGTTTTGCTTGCCGGAACACTTGCTGAATTTATTAAACGATATTCCTCAAAATTCAAAACCTGGTTTTTCATCCGGTATAATGATCCCGCTCCACACCTCAGGTTAAGGCTGCAGTTAAGCGATGCTTCCGATGGATATCTATACATCTCACAGCTAATGGAGATGCTGTCTGAAGACTTATCAGACGGAATCATCAGTGACATCCAGTTGAAAACCTATCAGCGGGAAACGGAACGTTACGGCCTAAGCCAGATAGAGCTGACCGAAGGCCATTTTAAAGTTGATAGTGAGTATGCCTTAACCTGGATAAAAAGTGCCGCTGCGCCGTCAGATAAATACGCCAGCTGTGTGGTCTTAATGAAAGCTGTATTGAGCAGGCTCGAACCAGATCCAAAAGCCCGGCAACTGTTTATTCGTGAAATCCAGCGCTTTTTTGAAAAAGAACACCACATGGAAAGTGCGGAATTCAAAAAGGTAAACCGGGAATGGAGTCTTTTTGCAGCAGAATATCCAGGCAGTCGCCTCGATCATATGTCCCGCCAGTTGCCGGTTGACCTGTTGGGTTCCTTTCTGGACACCCTGGCCGAAAGCAGCGATGAAAATAGAAAATCCCTGTTCTGCAGTCTTTTTCATATGCACATCAACAGGCTGTTTGCCAGCAGCCAAAGGGCCCATGAAACCATCATCTACAGCTTCCTGTACAAACAATTACAGTCCGAAAAGCAAAACCTAAGCGTGATGAAGCTCGATTACTAA
- a CDS encoding sensor histidine kinase has protein sequence MKFISDNLRDFLYRYRIHFLGWFIFIFYEVVIMGVIRGAFATLGNYALFYLFNILLFYFHAQVVMPAAKMKTMQAIWRLPLFISIEVLVYIPIVLHTADFLNKNGVLTLIEPVQFTFRAHTNVAYRAVYFILFATGYYYILNYFKERKRAEEKEKERLMVIIENQRIYADLIKSQHAHLKAQINPHFLFNTLNFIYTNTRKTAPEAAEAIMALSEIMRYSIEEVKDHAQSALIEELEQVENLIKLHQIKANHGLNIALKYDEEELERIQVIPLLVMTLAENMFKHGELGQKDCPATIELSFSEGVLNIVTRNRVSLHQAHTSHHIGLSNVRKRLKSAYGKNARLDTFVTEDQYFHAQLVIELHHA, from the coding sequence ATGAAATTCATATCCGATAATTTACGAGACTTTTTGTACCGCTACAGGATCCATTTTCTAGGCTGGTTCATCTTCATTTTCTACGAAGTCGTGATCATGGGCGTTATCCGCGGCGCTTTTGCGACCTTAGGAAATTATGCCCTTTTTTATCTGTTTAACATTTTACTGTTTTATTTTCATGCTCAGGTAGTCATGCCGGCAGCGAAAATGAAAACCATGCAGGCCATATGGAGGTTGCCACTTTTCATTAGCATAGAGGTCCTGGTTTATATCCCGATCGTACTCCATACTGCCGATTTTCTGAATAAAAACGGGGTATTAACCTTGATTGAACCCGTGCAGTTTACCTTTCGGGCACACACCAATGTGGCTTACCGCGCGGTCTATTTTATCTTGTTTGCCACGGGATATTATTATATTCTCAATTATTTCAAGGAAAGAAAACGTGCGGAAGAAAAGGAAAAAGAACGTTTAATGGTCATCATTGAAAATCAAAGGATTTATGCCGATCTGATTAAATCTCAACATGCACATCTTAAAGCACAGATTAATCCGCATTTCCTTTTTAATACCTTAAATTTTATTTACACCAATACCCGGAAGACTGCTCCTGAGGCTGCAGAAGCCATTATGGCTTTGTCAGAAATTATGAGGTATTCTATTGAAGAGGTGAAGGATCATGCGCAGTCAGCATTGATTGAAGAATTAGAACAGGTCGAAAACCTGATTAAACTTCATCAGATTAAAGCAAACCATGGTTTAAACATTGCTCTTAAGTACGATGAAGAAGAGCTGGAGCGGATTCAGGTTATTCCGTTGCTGGTCATGACCCTGGCCGAAAATATGTTTAAACATGGTGAGCTCGGACAGAAAGACTGCCCGGCTACCATTGAATTGAGTTTTTCTGAAGGAGTATTGAATATAGTTACCAGAAACCGGGTTTCTTTACATCAGGCGCATACCAGTCACCATATAGGCCTCAGTAACGTCAGAAAGCGGTTGAAATCTGCTTACGGCAAAAATGCCCGTCTGGATACTTTCGTTACTGAGGATCAATATTTTCATGCACAATTAGTAATCGAGCTTCATCACGCTTAG
- a CDS encoding LytR/AlgR family response regulator transcription factor: MDKKLNCVIIDDEKHAVELLVDYINTMPNLQLVKYFTNPLQALMEITASDQIDIVFMDMDMPGMSGIDLSIAIRDKTKYLVVTTGHSKYAYEAFGVQANEYLLKPISMSKFALMIKRLLNSENAVKSAVAADDFFFIKTDQVQKYTKINIRDIIMIEGLNNYVKIHTVHETHVAYLTMKELESKLQDNQNFVRVQRSFIVSMNYITKVEGFTIILSNKMEVPLGTTYKKQFLVFLGEKTMKSKRNVSD; this comes from the coding sequence ATGGATAAGAAATTAAACTGCGTAATTATTGACGATGAGAAACACGCTGTAGAACTCCTGGTAGATTACATCAATACCATGCCGAATCTGCAACTTGTAAAGTACTTTACTAATCCTCTGCAGGCTTTGATGGAAATTACGGCCAGTGACCAGATCGATATCGTTTTCATGGACATGGATATGCCTGGGATGTCAGGAATAGATCTTTCAATTGCCATAAGAGACAAGACAAAATACCTTGTAGTGACTACCGGCCATTCGAAATACGCTTATGAGGCGTTTGGCGTGCAGGCCAACGAGTATTTGCTGAAACCAATTTCCATGAGCAAATTTGCCCTGATGATCAAAAGACTACTGAATTCAGAGAATGCTGTTAAAAGTGCAGTTGCAGCAGATGACTTCTTTTTCATAAAAACCGATCAGGTTCAGAAATATACAAAAATCAATATCAGGGACATCATCATGATTGAGGGCTTAAACAATTATGTGAAAATACATACTGTTCATGAGACGCATGTGGCCTATCTGACCATGAAGGAGCTGGAGTCGAAGCTGCAGGATAACCAGAACTTTGTGAGGGTACAAAGATCTTTCATCGTTTCTATGAATTACATCACTAAGGTGGAAGGCTTCACGATTATTCTGAGTAATAAAATGGAAGTGCCATTGGGGACAACTTACAAGAAGCAATTTTTGGTTTTTCTGGGAGAAAAGACAATGAAATCCAAACGGAATGTATCCGATTAG
- a CDS encoding porin family protein — protein MKTIKYLLVVTAGIFGMNSVKAQAPDLTFGIKAGANFANLHSDLKELSKEKGKMGYTIGAFARIGNQLYFQPEINYTAFKSEYNYGSETYRPKFKQMNVPLMVGYKLINTEAFNLRVSAGPDFNYTLNKPNAPTSFDYKKFNLGGVFNAGVDVGNLTIDARYSRGFTKINKGLNEKTGIYNLSVGFKIL, from the coding sequence ATGAAAACAATCAAGTATCTATTAGTGGTTACAGCAGGTATTTTCGGTATGAACTCAGTTAAAGCACAGGCACCGGATCTGACCTTTGGAATAAAAGCAGGCGCAAACTTTGCGAACCTTCATTCCGACCTTAAGGAGCTTTCTAAAGAAAAAGGGAAGATGGGATACACTATAGGCGCATTTGCCAGAATAGGAAATCAGCTTTATTTCCAGCCTGAGATTAATTATACCGCTTTTAAAAGTGAATACAATTATGGCTCGGAAACTTATCGCCCTAAGTTCAAGCAAATGAACGTTCCATTGATGGTTGGTTATAAGCTCATCAATACTGAAGCCTTTAACCTAAGGGTGTCTGCAGGTCCCGACTTTAACTATACCCTGAACAAGCCCAATGCACCAACCTCTTTTGATTACAAGAAATTTAACCTGGGAGGGGTGTTTAATGCTGGTGTAGACGTAGGAAACCTGACCATCGATGCCCGTTACAGCAGAGGTTTCACAAAAATCAATAAAGGATTAAACGAAAAAACAGGTATCTACAACCTATCTGTAGGCTTCAAAATTCTATAG
- a CDS encoding cupin domain-containing protein, with amino-acid sequence MQSELFQIENDMPWEDLGNGIQRQVFGYDNRIMLVKAKFEAGAIGVLHEHHHTQVTYVDSGVFEMTIGDEKKIIRKGDGYYVPPHAIHGCVCLEPGILIDAFTPHREDFLKD; translated from the coding sequence ATGCAGAGCGAATTATTTCAGATAGAGAACGATATGCCATGGGAAGACCTGGGCAATGGGATTCAAAGACAGGTTTTTGGATATGACAACCGGATTATGCTGGTTAAAGCCAAATTTGAAGCCGGGGCCATCGGTGTATTACACGAGCATCACCATACACAAGTCACTTATGTAGACAGTGGTGTATTTGAAATGACCATCGGCGACGAGAAGAAGATCATCAGAAAAGGGGACGGCTATTATGTACCTCCACATGCCATTCATGGATGCGTTTGTTTAGAGCCGGGAATTCTGATCGATGCGTTCACCCCGCACAGAGAAGATTTTCTGAAAGACTAA
- a CDS encoding MFS transporter, giving the protein MSIIQTVAGNYKKSFSGLSRETWILSIVMLINRSGYMAVPFMGLYVTQSLHRSASDAGFIITLFGVGSIMGSAAGGKLTDMIGFRPVQIFSAVIAGIFFLFFASITHFHTLCILAVVISFFAEAFRPANFAAIAAYAKPGLETRSYSLNRLATNIGWAFGVSMGGLIASYDYRLLFYVDGTVSIFAGLSILIFLPKIKAYRKTIKEKVKGIVVRKPWQDGLFIRFLLLSMIFIICFFLMFRVVPVFFKESWKIDEFMIGLILGLNGVIIALFEMVMVHKIEGKKSPVFFITVGVLFIAASFLVLMIPFGSPVLLGTLCIVFFTVGEMFALPFVNTFVMSRANEFNRGQYAAGYMLVWSVAQVVGPTAGFYIAEHQGYNVLWLILSALLLACAYLYKFMKTE; this is encoded by the coding sequence ATGTCGATCATTCAAACTGTTGCTGGAAACTATAAGAAGTCTTTTTCTGGTCTGAGCCGTGAAACCTGGATCCTGAGTATTGTGATGCTGATTAACCGGAGTGGTTATATGGCTGTGCCTTTTATGGGTTTATATGTTACCCAATCGCTGCACCGCTCTGCTTCCGATGCCGGGTTTATCATCACTCTTTTTGGAGTAGGTTCTATTATGGGATCCGCTGCCGGTGGAAAACTGACGGATATGATTGGCTTCAGGCCTGTTCAGATTTTTTCTGCAGTGATTGCCGGTATATTTTTTCTATTCTTTGCAAGTATCACTCATTTTCATACGCTTTGTATCCTGGCAGTGGTCATTAGTTTTTTTGCAGAGGCATTTCGTCCGGCTAATTTCGCGGCGATTGCAGCTTATGCTAAACCCGGACTGGAAACCAGGTCTTATTCTTTAAACCGTCTGGCTACGAATATCGGATGGGCATTTGGGGTAAGTATGGGTGGACTGATTGCTTCTTATGACTACAGGCTACTTTTTTATGTAGATGGAACGGTAAGCATTTTTGCAGGTTTAAGCATTCTGATATTCCTGCCAAAAATCAAGGCCTACCGAAAAACGATAAAGGAAAAAGTGAAAGGCATTGTAGTGCGTAAACCATGGCAGGACGGCCTTTTCATCAGGTTTCTCTTGTTGAGTATGATTTTTATCATTTGTTTTTTCCTGATGTTCCGCGTGGTTCCGGTGTTTTTCAAGGAATCCTGGAAGATTGATGAGTTTATGATCGGTCTGATCCTGGGGTTGAACGGAGTAATTATTGCCTTGTTTGAAATGGTAATGGTGCACAAGATTGAGGGAAAGAAATCACCTGTATTTTTCATTACCGTTGGGGTGTTGTTTATTGCCGCGTCTTTCCTGGTACTGATGATTCCATTTGGTTCTCCGGTGTTGCTGGGAACGCTATGCATCGTGTTTTTCACGGTAGGCGAAATGTTTGCACTACCATTTGTAAACACTTTTGTGATGAGCAGGGCAAACGAATTTAACAGAGGGCAATATGCCGCCGGTTATATGCTGGTTTGGTCTGTGGCTCAGGTAGTGGGGCCTACAGCAGGTTTTTATATTGCAGAACACCAGGGATATAATGTCCTTTGGCTGATCTTAAGCGCACTGCTGCTGGCCTGTGCCTACCTTTACAAATTCATGAAAACGGAGTAA
- a CDS encoding class I SAM-dependent methyltransferase, giving the protein MSTKDYSAKATNQEIESRFDQDVERFSNLDTGQLTTLDAPLTMELCTEAAKYVVPDAKELLDIGCGAGNYTLKMLSKIPGLNCTLNDLSMPMLEKAKERVTAETTGKVSLIQLDMRELELEDEKYDIILAAATLHHLRGDEEWKQLFHKLYKSLKPGGCFWISDLITHDSPSLNDLFQQQYGAYLESLGGPEYRQKVFDYIEYEDTPRSINYQLDLLKEVGFKQVEVLHKNLCFAAFGGVK; this is encoded by the coding sequence GTGAGTACAAAAGACTATTCGGCGAAAGCTACCAATCAGGAAATAGAAAGCAGGTTTGATCAGGATGTTGAACGTTTTTCCAATCTGGATACCGGACAGCTGACTACTCTTGATGCTCCTTTAACTATGGAGTTGTGTACAGAAGCAGCGAAATATGTTGTTCCTGATGCAAAGGAATTACTGGATATCGGATGTGGTGCAGGTAATTATACGCTGAAGATGCTGAGTAAAATCCCTGGACTGAATTGTACTTTAAATGACCTGAGTATGCCGATGCTGGAAAAAGCAAAGGAACGGGTAACTGCGGAAACAACCGGAAAAGTGAGCCTGATCCAGCTGGATATGAGGGAGCTGGAACTGGAAGATGAAAAGTACGACATCATTCTGGCTGCGGCAACACTTCACCACCTTAGAGGAGATGAGGAATGGAAGCAGTTGTTTCATAAACTCTATAAATCGCTAAAACCGGGAGGCTGTTTTTGGATTTCGGATCTGATTACCCATGACTCCCCTTCGCTGAATGACCTTTTTCAACAGCAATATGGCGCCTATCTGGAGAGCCTAGGTGGTCCGGAGTATCGTCAGAAGGTGTTCGATTATATTGAATATGAGGATACGCCCCGTTCCATCAATTATCAGCTTGATCTGTTGAAAGAGGTAGGATTTAAGCAGGTGGAAGTATTGCATAAAAATCTTTGTTTTGCAGCTTTTGGAGGGGTAAAATAA
- a CDS encoding TerD family protein, which yields MAINLRKGEKINIGLSKISVGLGWDPNEGTGHDFDLDASAFMVDTNRMIPAEEFFVFYGNDKSPDAALFHTGDDPTGGNSATGDDEIVKVDLSVVDERIQEILFVVTIHDAHIRRQNFGQVRSSYIRIVDDITGEEVAKYELDEDFSIETAIEFGRLYKRNGSWKFEASGRGYKEDLAFFLAKYYTGEIIK from the coding sequence ATGGCAATTAACTTACGAAAAGGCGAAAAAATCAATATTGGTTTATCAAAAATCAGTGTAGGATTGGGATGGGATCCGAATGAAGGAACAGGACATGATTTTGACCTTGATGCCTCCGCATTTATGGTGGATACAAACCGGATGATTCCGGCGGAAGAGTTTTTCGTTTTCTATGGAAATGACAAATCCCCGGATGCGGCCTTATTTCATACAGGCGACGATCCTACAGGCGGAAATAGTGCGACCGGTGATGATGAGATCGTTAAAGTAGACCTTTCTGTGGTCGACGAACGTATTCAGGAAATCTTGTTTGTAGTGACCATTCATGACGCACACATCAGAAGACAAAATTTCGGACAGGTGAGGAGTTCCTATATCAGAATCGTAGACGATATTACAGGAGAGGAAGTCGCAAAATATGAGCTGGATGAAGATTTCTCTATAGAAACAGCTATTGAATTCGGCCGCCTTTATAAAAGAAACGGAAGCTGGAAGTTTGAAGCTTCAGGCAGGGGGTACAAAGAAGACCTGGCGTTTTTTCTGGCCAAATATTATACAGGGGAAATCATTAAATAG
- a CDS encoding PAS domain S-box protein: protein MKQSLRILLLEDPEYDQGEILSALDCPALNLNLFRSNELNDCLAALRDFSPDLVLASFSKPESAGYQVFLLLKNLPDPTVFIGITSIEFEQESIKLLEDGAADCLFRDRLTRLPFAIRRAMETKRLQKQEKNALNSILKKGQRIGQLLQNVPSAVALLTGPDHVVQFANSFYQQLTGKEEIVNKPLREVYTGPEHQFIIQVADQAYKNGETFIDKEVFIELEQGLNGDPLLTSLYINFTMQPLLDGRGAVESLLIFGIDVTEQVLARKETERVYQEIDKLFDAVNEGFFLRDIRKDKYIQLSVGCPKIYGYTIAEFEQNSNLWYEVILEEDRYIAHRDSDLLLKGEQVKSQYRILHKDKGLRWIEVKAVPTFLDGELITVDGVVSDITSLKIADETLKKSEANLQTLLDHTDAAYILTDHQLKIVSYSQKASDIAEFRGFPKPFEGTHVFNYFVEQKRSKLEKIVEEVRSGKTVFYEIKVTEKNDVEKWYAMKWIGINDAAQNNWGFILSIRDITRRKKLADQQNQITSELIRRNKDLEQFTYVVSHNLRAPVANIIGLSELMHSMGLDKSGSPELLEGLRTSVRNLDTVIKDLNYILQSKKDAPESIKEPVDLRILVEEIKQSISHLVKKEQMTFEYDMEVSETYTVRGYIHSIFYNLILNSLKYRSPNHPPCLMIKTYQTGKLLNLIFKDNGKGIDMDKYGNQLFGLYKRFDTDVEGKGMGLFMVKTQIEDLGGSIQVQSEPEKGTTFHIVLPINIPG, encoded by the coding sequence ATGAAACAGTCACTAAGAATTCTTCTTCTTGAAGACCCTGAGTACGATCAGGGAGAAATCCTCAGTGCTCTGGATTGTCCGGCGCTTAACCTTAACCTCTTTCGTTCCAATGAGTTAAACGACTGTTTGGCTGCTTTAAGGGATTTTTCTCCTGATCTGGTACTGGCTTCCTTTTCAAAGCCGGAATCCGCTGGTTATCAGGTCTTTTTGTTGCTTAAAAATCTTCCGGATCCGACTGTTTTTATAGGCATCACCAGCATTGAATTTGAACAGGAAAGTATAAAATTGCTGGAAGATGGTGCTGCTGATTGTTTGTTCAGGGACCGGCTCACCCGCCTTCCTTTTGCCATCCGGAGGGCCATGGAAACGAAAAGGTTACAAAAACAGGAAAAAAATGCACTTAACTCTATATTAAAAAAGGGACAGCGTATTGGTCAGCTTTTACAAAACGTACCTTCTGCGGTTGCCCTGCTGACCGGACCGGACCATGTGGTTCAGTTTGCCAATTCATTTTATCAGCAGCTTACCGGGAAAGAAGAAATTGTCAATAAGCCGCTACGCGAAGTGTACACCGGGCCCGAGCATCAGTTTATCATTCAGGTTGCCGATCAGGCCTATAAAAACGGAGAGACATTTATAGACAAGGAGGTCTTCATTGAACTGGAACAAGGCCTGAATGGGGATCCCCTGCTCACTTCCCTGTATATTAATTTCACCATGCAACCTCTGCTGGATGGCCGTGGCGCAGTTGAGAGCCTCTTGATTTTTGGAATCGATGTAACCGAACAGGTGTTGGCACGTAAAGAAACAGAACGCGTATATCAGGAGATTGACAAGCTGTTTGATGCGGTCAATGAAGGGTTTTTCCTGAGGGACATACGAAAGGATAAATACATTCAATTGTCTGTCGGATGTCCTAAAATATATGGTTATACCATTGCTGAATTTGAACAAAATTCAAATTTATGGTATGAGGTCATCCTTGAAGAAGACCGGTACATTGCACATCGGGATAGTGATCTGCTGCTAAAAGGAGAACAGGTTAAAAGTCAGTACCGGATTCTTCATAAGGATAAAGGATTGAGATGGATCGAAGTGAAAGCGGTTCCAACGTTTCTTGACGGGGAATTGATTACTGTTGACGGGGTGGTGAGTGACATTACTTCTCTGAAAATTGCAGATGAGACCCTGAAAAAATCGGAAGCGAACCTGCAGACACTGCTGGACCATACCGACGCGGCTTATATCCTGACCGATCATCAGCTGAAAATCGTTTCCTATAGCCAGAAAGCCAGTGACATTGCCGAATTCAGAGGTTTCCCCAAACCCTTTGAAGGAACACATGTTTTCAATTATTTCGTAGAACAGAAAAGGTCAAAACTGGAGAAAATCGTAGAAGAAGTGCGCAGTGGCAAGACTGTCTTTTACGAAATTAAGGTGACTGAGAAGAACGATGTGGAGAAATGGTACGCGATGAAATGGATCGGTATAAATGATGCCGCACAAAATAACTGGGGTTTCATTCTGTCGATAAGAGACATCACCCGAAGGAAAAAACTTGCCGATCAGCAGAACCAGATTACTTCAGAACTGATCAGAAGAAATAAAGACCTGGAGCAATTTACCTATGTCGTTTCTCATAACTTGCGTGCACCGGTTGCTAATATCATCGGGTTAAGTGAACTGATGCATTCCATGGGACTGGATAAAAGTGGTTCTCCTGAACTGCTGGAAGGACTTCGCACCTCGGTAAGGAACCTGGATACGGTAATTAAAGACCTTAATTACATCCTGCAGTCGAAAAAAGATGCACCTGAGAGTATTAAAGAGCCCGTGGACCTCCGCATATTGGTGGAAGAGATCAAACAAAGTATCAGTCACCTGGTGAAAAAAGAGCAGATGACTTTTGAATACGATATGGAGGTCAGTGAAACCTATACCGTACGTGGTTACATCCACAGCATTTTTTATAACCTGATCTTAAATAGTTTAAAATACCGTTCACCAAACCATCCCCCCTGCCTGATGATTAAAACTTATCAGACCGGAAAATTATTAAACCTGATATTCAAAGACAATGGAAAGGGTATTGATATGGATAAATACGGGAATCAGCTTTTTGGTCTTTACAAGCGTTTCGACACTGATGTGGAAGGCAAAGGAATGGGATTGTTTATGGTGAAAACCCAGATAGAGGACTTAGGAGGAAGCATTCAGGTCCAGAGTGAACCTGAAAAAGGAACGACATTCCACATTGTGCTTCCGATAAATATCCCGGGATAG